One genomic window of Salmo salar chromosome ssa12, Ssal_v3.1, whole genome shotgun sequence includes the following:
- the LOC106566035 gene encoding potassium voltage-gated channel subfamily A member 10-like — translation MEVPLVNFENMDDIGINMGVPGDSGYPTSPTSEAAPDQNPVTNRVMSPNPSQHRGHQTRPEGFSPSTTPILTTKDPSSCNSLLSNFQLLMNSEGSPTDSVFSKLVQECCDNEEDLFGEKLGVEDGDQKVVINISGMMFETQLKTLSQFPDSLLGDPMKRMEYFDPMKNEYFFDRNRPSFDGILYFYQSGGKVRRPANVPLEIFAREIVFYELGREAMEQFREIEGFITEPEPLLPTNEVHKQFWLLFEYPESSSAARSVALVSVFVIVISIFIFCLETLPEFRDDVDFITTFSLGVNGTQEGPPIVQKDLFAYFTDPFFIVETICIIWFCFELGVRFVVCPSKSDFFHNIMNTIDIVSIIPYFVTMATELYTTPDEDINSSQNMSLAILRIIRLVRVFRIFKLSRHSKGLQILGQTLKASMRELGLLIFFLFIGVILFSSAIYFAEVDEPHTQFVSIPDGFWWAVVTMTTVGYGDMCPTTLGGKMVGTLCAISGVLTIALPVPVIVSNFNYFYHRETEQAEKQVIDDAAEAAQKITDANKYEYGSTPSLNINTINGSLQNDKNGM, via the coding sequence ATGGAGGTGCCACTGGTTAACTTTGAGAACATGGATGATATCGGCATCAACATGGGTGTCCCCGGTGATTCGGGGTACCCCACTTCACCCACTTCAGAGGCAGCGCCTGATCAGAACCCTGTCACCAATCGTGTGATGTCACCAAATCCATCACAGCACCGTGGGCACCAGACCAGGCCAGAGGGGTTTTCTCCCTCTACAACTCCTATACTGACTACTAAAGACCCGTCTAGCTGCAACAGTCTGCTGTCCAACTTCCAACTCCTGATGAACAGTGAAGGCTCGCCGACCGACAGTGTCTTCAGTAAGTTGGTTCAGGAGTGCTGTGATAACGAAGAAGACCTGTTTGGGGAGAAACTGGGAGTGGAGGACGGGGATCAGAAAGTGGTCATCAATATTTCAGGCATGATGTTCGAGACACAACTCAAAACTTTATCGCAGTTTCCAGACTCCCTGCTGGGAGACCCCATGAAAAGGATGGAATACTTTGACCCGATGAAGAACGAGTACTTTTTCGACCGGAACCGTCCCAGCTTCGATGGGATCTTGTACTTCTATCAGTCTGGGGGCAAAGTCCGAAGACCGGCCAACGTCCCCTTAGAGATTTTCGCAAGAGAGATAGTTTTCTATGAGTTAGGAAGAGAAGCTATGGAACAGTTCCGTGAAATTGAGGGGTTCATAACAGAACCCGAGCCGCTGTTGCCCACTAACGAGGTCCACAAGCAGTTCTGGCTCCTGTTTGAGTATCCGGAGAGTTCCAGTGCAGCTAGGTCAGTGGCCTTGGTGTCTGTTTTTGTCATTGTCATCTCTATCTTCATTTTCTGCCTGGAGACTCTGCCAGAGTTCCGTGACGACGTAGACTTTATCACCACCTTTTCCCTGGGTGTCAATGGAACCCAGGAGGGTCCTCCTATAGTCCAAAAAGACTTATTTGCCTATTTCACAGACCCCTTTTTCATTGTGGAAACCATCTGCATAATTTGGTTCTGCTTTGAGCTTGGCGTACGCTTTGTGGTCTGCCCCAGCAAAAGTGACTTCTTCCACAACATTATGAACACCATTGACATTGTCTCTATAATACCCTATTTCGTAACCATGGCTACagagctgtacaccacaccagatgAAGACATCAACTCCAGCCAAAACATGTCACTGGCCATCTTACGCATCATCCGTCTAGTGCGAGTCTTCCGGATCTTTAAGCTGTCGCGACACTCCAAGGGACTCCAGATCCTGGGCCAGACCCTGAAGGCTAGTATGAGGGAGCTGGGTCTGCTAATCTTCTTCCTCTTTATTGGAGTCATACTGTTCTCTAGTGCCATCTACTTTGCTGAGGTGGACGAGCCCCACACACAGTTTGTCAGTATCCCTGACGGGTTCTGGTGGGCTGTGGTGACAATGACCACTGTGGGATACGGGGACATGTGTCCTACTACTTTGGGAGGCAAAATGGTGGGGACTCTCTGCGCCATTTCCGGCGTGTTGACCATCGCCTTACCCGTCCCTGTTATCGTCTCCAACTTTAACTATTTCTACCACCGGGAGACAGAGCAAGCAGAGAAACAAGTGATTGACGATGCAGCAGAAGCAGCTCAGAAAATAACCGACGCAAACAAGTATGAGTATGGTAGCACACCCTCTCTTAACATTAACACAATCAATGGTAGCTTGCAGAATGACAAGAATGGCATGTAA